The genomic interval GGCGTTCCTGCGCCCCGGCGACCACACCCGGCCCAGCGGCGTCCCGCTCGCCCGGCTCGCCGCCGACGGGCTGGTCCGGCTCGTGGAACGGACCGGCGCGGACGTGGTCGTGCCCGTCTTCCACCTCGCCGCGCAGCTCACCGGCCACCTCAGGGCACTGGGCCGGCTGCGCGTCCCCAGCGTCGTGTTCGTCCTCGACTTCGCCGTGCACCGGCAGTGGCTCCACCCGGGCAACGACGCCTGCTTCTGCCTCACCGACCAGGCCGCCGACGACGTGCGCGCGGCCGTGCCCGGCACGCACGTCGAGACCACGGGCCCGGTCGTGGCGCCCGGCTTCTTCGCCCCCGCCCCCGCCCCCGGCGCCGACGCGTGGCGGAAGCGGTTCGAGCGGTACGCCCCGGGACGGCCGCCCGTGCTGCTGTCCGCGGGCGCCTGGGGAGCCGCCGCGGGCCTCGGCGAGACCGCCCGGCTGCTGGCCGGCGCCGGTTACCTCCCCGTGGTGCTGTGCGGCCGCAACCAGGCGCTGCGGTCCCGCACCGCCCGGGTGCCGGGCGTGCTCGCCCAGGACTGGGTGACCGACATGCCGGGCCTGCTGCACGCGGTGCGCGTGCTGGTCGACAACGCCGCCGGCCAGACCGCCGTGCAGGCCCTGGCCGCCGGACTGCCGGTGGTCGGCCACCGCCCGCTGCCCGGACACGGCGCCGACGGGGTGCACCGGATGGCGGAGCTCGGTCTCTCCGAGACAGCCGCCGACGGCGCCGCCCTGCTGGACGTCCTGCGGCGGCTGACCACGGAGGGCCCCGACGCACGTCGGCGGCGGGCGGCACGCGGGCGTGCGGTCTTCCGCGCCGACGTCATGGAGCGCGCCGCCGCCCTGGCCGGCCGGTCCGCCGTGCCGGCCCGCGGCCCGCGCTGACGGCAGTTCCCCGTCACTCGGCGCCGACCCGCTGCCGCTCCTCGTGCCGGTGCCGGTGACCGAGGTGGAAGTGGCCGTGGTGGGTGAGCAGCCAGTGCCCGAACAGTGCGCCGCCGTACACGACGAAGCCCACCCCGATCAGCCAGGACTCCACGACCAGGACCACGCCGACCGTGCCGTAACTGACGGCGTTGTCCACGATCAGCGGGGTGAAGACGTAGTACGAGAAGATGCGCAGGCCGATCAGGCCCACCATGGTGGCGACCGCGCCCGGGAGCAGGTCCCGCCAGCGGACCTGGCCGCCCAGCAGGAAACGCTGGCCCCACCAGAAGAACAGCACCCCGGTCGCCGCCGTCAGGGTGATCCGCTCGGGCCCGTGCAGCAGCGTGCGCGTGCGCACCTCCTGGTACAGGTACGCGGTCAGCACGACGAGCCACAGCGCCTGCCGCCACACCCGGTGCCAGGGGCCGTGCGGCAGCTGCCACACCCGTTCGTAGCCGTTCTGGACGCTGCCGCCCAGGGCGACGCCGAACAGGGCGAGGACCAGACCGCCCCAGACGCTGATGGCGCCCACCACCTTGCGCGGCGGGCTGATGATCTCCGTGAGCACCCGCGCGGACCGGCCGGTGAGCCCCATGCCGTCCGCCAGCCAGGTCGCGAAGCCGCCCCGGCCCAGCGGGTCCGCGGCGGCCACGACGATCAGCAGCGGCGCCAGGGTCACCAGCGCGAGGGTGGCGAAGCCCATGGCCCGGTGCATCAGCTCCAGCTCACGGCCCCGCGCCATCAGGGCGTGGGCGCCCAGCCACCTCCAGCTGTTCCGGAGCACGCCGAGGTACCGCCTCACGGTGCCCCTCCTTCGCCTGCCCGGACACGCGCCGCGAAGTGAGCCGCGGCGGGACCGGAGCGTCTCGTGCCACGCCGGGGCGGGCCGGGGCGCCGCGCGGCACCCGCTCCGCTCCCCGCGCCCATCATCCGGTGACCGCGACGGGGCCCGCCACTTCGCCCGCCCGCCCGGTCCCGCCGGACAGCCGCCCGCGACGGCCGTCCGGCGGGGCGCGGAGGCGCGGCTCAGCGGCGGGTGTCCCCGCCGACCGTCACCCGTTCACCCGGCCGGCAGCGCAGGATGCGTCCGCCGTGGCCGCGCCGGGCGGCCTCGTCGAGGAAGTCGGACAGCGGCGAGCGGAAGACGCCGTAGTCGTCGTAGTGGACGGGCAGCGCCCGGTGCGGACGGATCACGTCGAGCAGATCGGCGCCCTGCCCGGCGTCCATGGTGACGACCAGTCCGCCGGGCAGCGTGGTCCCGCCCAGGTGCAGCACCGCCAGATGGATGTCGGGGTGCCGGCGGGCGATCTCGCGCAGCCCGTCGAACATCAGCGTGTCGCCGGAGATGTAGAGGA from Streptomyces sp. DH-12 carries:
- a CDS encoding galactosyldiacylglycerol synthase encodes the protein MGAGHDTVARELVRRARAQGHEADAVDLMRLLPYGTGSGLRAFYRTSVRHAPWVYDGLYRAFLRPGDHTRPSGVPLARLAADGLVRLVERTGADVVVPVFHLAAQLTGHLRALGRLRVPSVVFVLDFAVHRQWLHPGNDACFCLTDQAADDVRAAVPGTHVETTGPVVAPGFFAPAPAPGADAWRKRFERYAPGRPPVLLSAGAWGAAAGLGETARLLAGAGYLPVVLCGRNQALRSRTARVPGVLAQDWVTDMPGLLHAVRVLVDNAAGQTAVQALAAGLPVVGHRPLPGHGADGVHRMAELGLSETAADGAALLDVLRRLTTEGPDARRRRAARGRAVFRADVMERAAALAGRSAVPARGPR
- a CDS encoding ribonuclease BN translates to MARGRELELMHRAMGFATLALVTLAPLLIVVAAADPLGRGGFATWLADGMGLTGRSARVLTEIISPPRKVVGAISVWGGLVLALFGVALGGSVQNGYERVWQLPHGPWHRVWRQALWLVVLTAYLYQEVRTRTLLHGPERITLTAATGVLFFWWGQRFLLGGQVRWRDLLPGAVATMVGLIGLRIFSYYVFTPLIVDNAVSYGTVGVVLVVESWLIGVGFVVYGGALFGHWLLTHHGHFHLGHRHRHEERQRVGAE